A section of the Gloeobacter violaceus PCC 7421 genome encodes:
- a CDS encoding SWIM zinc finger family protein, which produces MEQELGNLLNEELLSEIAGSRTFARGREYCRSGRVHSLIEREGRLRAVVEGAQLYQVQLWAEDGELAYACDCPVGSDGIFCKHCVAVALAWLDDPEAVEEQTAQHRTAESKLRTYLEGLDRTELVRLLLEQAAQDVDFGERLQLKAAATAERVDVATFRQSLQRALATDGYVEYGEARGYAQRIDMVLDSIAQLLDAGQAEAVIDLAEEALERLEEVLSHGVDDSEGHVGGILMRAQELHHQACHLARPDPEELARYLFDWEMRAEFDTFFDAMDSYAEVLGEAGTALYRRLAEAEWQRLPALKPGDQRSFEGNRYRLTRIMERLTEQLGDIDALIAVKSRDLSSAYAFLQIAELCRTAGRDNEALEWAERGWQAFNERPDGRLRDFLVDEYQRRDRFDAALNLVWTEFNESPYMTTFAKLRKFTEGYGLWPQYRESALAHIRALIGKKQDYSSGRYGAHLTDGSLLVEFFLSEGDVDQALREAKALGCDQRLWLRLAEALELEHPEEALPIYRRPVDALIEQTNNDAYAQAVRLLVKVHLLMDRLGRHEQFEDWLAHLRKTYKAKRNFIKLVNTSF; this is translated from the coding sequence ATGGAGCAGGAACTGGGCAACTTGCTGAACGAGGAACTGTTGTCGGAGATAGCCGGTAGCCGTACCTTTGCGCGCGGTCGGGAGTATTGCCGCTCCGGCCGCGTGCATTCGCTCATCGAGCGCGAGGGGAGACTCCGTGCCGTCGTCGAGGGCGCGCAGCTCTATCAGGTGCAGCTGTGGGCAGAGGATGGCGAATTGGCTTATGCCTGCGATTGTCCGGTCGGCAGCGACGGGATCTTCTGCAAACACTGCGTGGCGGTGGCCCTGGCCTGGCTCGACGATCCCGAAGCGGTCGAGGAGCAAACCGCGCAGCACCGGACGGCCGAGTCGAAGCTGCGCACCTACCTGGAGGGTCTCGACCGCACAGAACTGGTGCGGCTTCTGCTGGAGCAGGCCGCCCAAGATGTCGACTTCGGCGAGCGATTGCAGTTGAAAGCGGCGGCCACCGCTGAGCGAGTGGATGTGGCGACATTCCGGCAGAGTTTACAGCGGGCACTCGCGACGGACGGCTACGTCGAATACGGCGAAGCCAGGGGGTACGCCCAGCGGATCGATATGGTCCTCGATTCGATCGCCCAATTGCTCGATGCCGGTCAGGCCGAAGCGGTAATCGACCTGGCCGAAGAAGCGCTTGAGCGGTTGGAGGAGGTGCTCTCCCACGGCGTCGACGATTCTGAAGGTCATGTGGGCGGTATACTCATGCGCGCCCAGGAGTTGCACCATCAAGCCTGTCACCTGGCCAGGCCCGATCCCGAGGAACTGGCCCGCTACTTGTTCGATTGGGAGATGCGCGCCGAGTTCGACACGTTCTTCGACGCGATGGACAGCTACGCCGAAGTGCTGGGCGAAGCCGGTACCGCCCTCTACCGGCGCCTGGCCGAGGCTGAATGGCAGCGGCTGCCGGCTTTGAAACCCGGGGATCAGCGCAGCTTTGAGGGAAATCGTTATCGTCTGACCCGGATCATGGAGCGCCTGACGGAGCAATTGGGCGACATCGACGCCCTGATTGCCGTCAAGAGCCGGGATCTGTCCTCGGCCTATGCTTTTTTGCAAATTGCCGAACTGTGCCGCACGGCCGGTCGGGATAACGAGGCGCTCGAGTGGGCAGAACGGGGCTGGCAGGCTTTTAACGAGCGCCCCGACGGTCGGCTGCGCGATTTTCTGGTCGACGAATACCAGCGGCGCGACCGCTTCGACGCAGCGTTAAACCTGGTGTGGACCGAATTTAACGAATCTCCCTACATGACCACCTTTGCCAAACTCAGGAAGTTTACCGAGGGATACGGCCTGTGGCCTCAGTACCGCGAGAGTGCCCTCGCCCACATCCGTGCGCTGATTGGGAAAAAGCAGGATTATTCTAGCGGCCGGTACGGCGCGCACCTGACCGACGGCTCACTGCTGGTCGAATTTTTCTTGAGCGAAGGTGATGTCGATCAAGCCCTACGCGAGGCTAAAGCCCTCGGCTGCGATCAAAGACTGTGGCTAAGACTGGCCGAAGCGCTGGAACTGGAGCACCCTGAAGAAGCGTTGCCCATCTACCGGCGTCCGGTAGATGCACTCATCGAGCAGACGAACAACGACGCTTACGCCCAGGCGGTGCGGCTGTTGGTGAAGGTGCACCTGCTGATGGACCGGCTCGGCCGACACGAACAGTTCGAGGATTGGCTTGCACACCTGCGCAAAACCTACAAAGCCAAGCGCAACTTCATCAAGCTGGTGAACACCAGTTTCTGA
- a CDS encoding ferredoxin--NADP(+) reductase, producing MAHAATRTFEVPVNIYRPASPFRGKALQNINLTPDDPDNDVRHVVLDLSGGDLRYFEGQSIGIVPPGTDAQGKPHKLRLYSIASSRIGDNKDGKTVSLCVKRVVYKHPETGEIVRGVASNFICDLAPGDDVSITGPTGKTFLLPEDPSTNLVLIATGTGIAPFRAFLRRIYDEMDTPWQGKVWLFFGMQNSNSYLYQDELAGYTAKGDFEIVEAISREQKNAQGGRMYVQHRIAEHAAALWELISGGNTYTYICGLKGMEDGIDDAFTAAAAAKDTVWKDYRYNLKQSGFWHVETY from the coding sequence ATGGCCCACGCCGCCACACGTACCTTCGAGGTCCCCGTCAACATTTACCGCCCGGCCAGTCCGTTCCGGGGCAAGGCGCTTCAAAACATTAACCTGACACCCGACGACCCGGACAACGATGTGCGCCACGTTGTCCTCGACTTGAGCGGGGGCGATCTGCGCTACTTCGAAGGCCAGAGCATCGGCATCGTTCCCCCGGGCACCGACGCCCAGGGCAAGCCCCACAAGTTGCGGCTCTACTCGATCGCCTCCAGCCGCATCGGCGACAACAAAGACGGCAAGACCGTTTCGCTGTGCGTCAAGCGCGTCGTCTACAAGCACCCCGAGACCGGTGAAATTGTGCGCGGCGTCGCGTCGAACTTTATTTGCGATCTGGCTCCCGGCGACGATGTGTCGATCACCGGCCCCACCGGTAAGACCTTTTTGCTGCCCGAAGATCCGAGCACCAATCTGGTTTTGATCGCCACCGGCACCGGCATTGCGCCCTTCCGGGCCTTCCTGCGCCGCATCTACGACGAAATGGACACTCCCTGGCAGGGCAAGGTGTGGTTGTTCTTCGGGATGCAAAATTCCAACAGCTACCTTTACCAGGATGAACTGGCCGGTTACACCGCCAAGGGCGACTTCGAGATCGTCGAAGCGATCAGCCGCGAGCAAAAGAACGCCCAGGGCGGTCGCATGTACGTCCAGCACCGCATCGCCGAGCACGCTGCGGCGCTGTGGGAACTGATTTCAGGCGGCAACACCTACACGTACATCTGCGGCCTCAAGGGCATGGAAGACGGCATCGACGACGCATTTACCGCCGCCGCCGCCGCCAAGGACACCGTCTGGAAAGATTACCGCTACAATCTCAAGCAATCCGGTTTTTGGCACGTCGAAACCTACTAA
- a CDS encoding type II toxin-antitoxin system PemK/MazF family toxin gives MPNDKLTYRRGEIRWMRLDPTLGAEIQKTRSWLIVQDDVMNQYGLLTVVMPFRPGSRKAPYVVNVQASAQNGLDQDRFIDVGQIRSIDHSRVLERIGVLEAQYWPAVRSALDLVLGFEP, from the coding sequence GTGCCGAACGATAAACTGACTTACCGGCGCGGCGAAATCCGCTGGATGCGGCTCGATCCGACCCTTGGAGCCGAAATTCAGAAGACCCGATCTTGGCTTATCGTGCAGGACGACGTGATGAATCAGTATGGGCTGTTGACGGTTGTGATGCCCTTTCGGCCGGGCTCCAGAAAAGCCCCCTACGTGGTCAACGTGCAGGCGTCGGCGCAGAATGGCCTGGACCAAGATCGCTTTATTGATGTGGGGCAGATCCGCAGTATCGATCACAGCCGTGTCCTCGAACGGATCGGGGTGCTGGAGGCGCAGTACTGGCCTGCCGTCCGCTCGGCCCTGGACCTGGTATTGGGGTTTGAGCCGTAG
- a CDS encoding dioxygenase has protein sequence MVALSRRHFVSSSLAGAAALWLPAGARAAACPRTESLTAGPFYRRGAPDSTDLRLSGVAGRELVLDLTVRGQDCKPVFPVLIDLWHADPRGNYDLEGFRFRTRHASDRPGVRLVTFVPGRYPGRTPHLHLTVSAPGHRPLTTQLYFPGAALNERDFLFRPSLLLNLASDIQSAGPLSGSYTFYLQPA, from the coding sequence ATGGTCGCCCTCTCCCGCCGCCACTTTGTCAGCTCAAGCCTCGCGGGGGCGGCGGCACTGTGGCTGCCTGCCGGTGCGCGGGCCGCCGCCTGCCCGCGCACCGAGAGCCTGACTGCCGGGCCGTTCTACCGGCGGGGTGCCCCGGACAGCACGGATCTGAGGCTCTCGGGGGTGGCAGGACGCGAGTTGGTGCTCGATTTAACGGTGCGCGGCCAGGACTGCAAACCCGTCTTTCCGGTCCTTATCGATCTGTGGCACGCCGACCCGCGGGGCAACTACGACCTTGAAGGTTTTCGCTTTCGCACCCGCCATGCCTCCGACCGACCAGGCGTCAGGCTTGTCACCTTTGTACCCGGCCGCTACCCGGGCCGTACGCCCCACCTGCACCTCACCGTGAGCGCCCCCGGCCACCGGCCGCTCACCACCCAGCTGTACTTCCCCGGCGCAGCGCTCAACGAGCGAGACTTTCTATTTCGCCCGTCTTTGCTTTTGAACCTCGCTTCCGATATTCAAAGCGCAGGGCCGCTATCCGGCAGTTACACTTTCTACCTGCAACCTGCCTGA
- a CDS encoding DUF2490 domain-containing protein, whose product MHCATTGRRPVYFRALLAASAVAASLLAPVAARAQAGPPGAVEQFQLWTQVAVAKSFAPGIKGIMEIWPRFRSRPTFALDRIFLRPWVAFRVDESNSVWLGAAAILNYPAGRSEQTETRFLQQHVGAYPAGDWTISTRLRVEERILPNAPSLSVRLRARAGIEVPLDPDKIWSFILNDEIFFNLNDAGVNNLRGGLSENRAIAGFKTKVAPGVGIEFGYQHNWVNRDTTFDDVKHCLLFNIGFDIDEMAAAPRQAEATDDKKVGAEAQPEVVVAQKLPELPEPTVDIFASEPQEPTVAQLAAEPQSQTRLSAQIAAAQPAQRATQADSPQKQEKPFKPLAMDFLDGDAAESYDP is encoded by the coding sequence ATGCATTGCGCCACCACAGGCCGCAGACCCGTCTATTTTCGAGCACTACTCGCCGCTTCGGCAGTGGCGGCAAGCCTTCTGGCACCTGTGGCCGCACGGGCGCAGGCGGGGCCACCGGGGGCGGTCGAGCAGTTTCAACTCTGGACCCAGGTGGCGGTGGCCAAGTCCTTTGCGCCGGGCATCAAGGGGATTATGGAGATCTGGCCGCGCTTTCGCTCCCGCCCGACCTTTGCCCTGGATCGGATTTTTTTGCGCCCGTGGGTCGCTTTTCGGGTCGATGAGAGCAACAGTGTCTGGCTGGGGGCGGCGGCGATTTTGAATTACCCGGCCGGCCGCAGCGAGCAGACCGAGACCCGGTTTTTGCAGCAGCACGTGGGGGCTTATCCGGCGGGAGACTGGACGATTTCGACCCGCCTGCGCGTCGAGGAGCGCATTTTGCCCAACGCCCCAAGTTTGTCGGTGCGCTTGCGGGCGCGCGCCGGCATCGAAGTTCCCCTCGACCCGGACAAGATTTGGTCGTTTATTCTCAACGACGAGATTTTCTTCAACCTCAATGACGCCGGGGTCAACAACCTCAGAGGCGGGCTCAGCGAAAACCGCGCCATCGCAGGATTCAAGACCAAGGTGGCGCCGGGGGTAGGTATCGAGTTCGGCTACCAGCACAATTGGGTTAACCGCGATACGACCTTCGACGATGTCAAACACTGTCTGCTGTTCAACATCGGCTTCGACATCGACGAGATGGCGGCGGCACCCAGGCAGGCCGAGGCGACAGACGACAAGAAAGTCGGTGCCGAAGCGCAGCCCGAGGTGGTCGTAGCCCAGAAGCTCCCCGAGCTCCCTGAGCCGACCGTGGACATTTTTGCCTCCGAGCCCCAGGAGCCGACGGTCGCGCAACTGGCCGCCGAACCCCAGAGCCAGACCCGGCTTTCAGCCCAGATTGCCGCCGCCCAACCGGCCCAGAGGGCTACCCAGGCGGATTCCCCGCAAAAGCAAGAGAAGCCGTTCAAGCCGCTGGCGATGGATTTTCTCGATGGCGATGCGGCGGAGTCCTATGACCCCTAA
- a CDS encoding phosphoribulokinase has product MVSTLDRVVLIGVGGDSGCGKSTFLRRLKDLFSKELVTVICLDDYHSLDRKQRKETGITALDPRANNFDLMAEQATALKVGQSIMKPIYNHETGKIDPPELIEPTPIVILEGLHPFYDARVRNLFDFKIYFDLSDPIKIQWKIQRDMAERGHTYEDVLKQIESRRPDFSAYIDPQKQYADVVLQILPSELPEKAGGIKRVKACMVQVDGIPNYDAPYLFDRAISDVCWKPNFPNSDEELTFCYGTQDYFGRPASYLSIDGEFAPEDSPELEEKLRNTSETRYGELASLILKHTDYPGSRDGTGFFQVLMSLKFRAIYEALTAQLLTASKAK; this is encoded by the coding sequence ATGGTCAGTACGTTGGACCGAGTGGTCCTGATCGGTGTCGGTGGGGATTCGGGTTGCGGCAAGTCGACATTCCTCAGGCGGCTTAAAGATCTGTTCAGCAAGGAGCTTGTCACGGTCATCTGCCTCGATGACTACCACTCGCTCGACCGCAAGCAGCGCAAAGAAACGGGTATTACCGCCCTCGACCCGCGCGCCAACAATTTTGATCTAATGGCCGAGCAGGCGACCGCCCTCAAGGTCGGCCAGTCGATCATGAAGCCCATCTACAACCACGAGACGGGCAAAATCGACCCGCCCGAGCTGATCGAGCCCACTCCGATCGTCATTCTCGAAGGGCTGCATCCTTTTTACGACGCGCGCGTGCGCAACCTATTTGACTTCAAGATCTACTTCGACCTATCCGATCCGATCAAGATTCAGTGGAAGATCCAGCGCGACATGGCCGAGCGCGGCCACACCTACGAAGATGTCCTCAAGCAGATCGAATCGCGCCGCCCGGACTTTTCGGCCTACATCGACCCGCAGAAGCAGTACGCCGATGTGGTGCTGCAGATTCTGCCCAGTGAGCTTCCTGAAAAAGCAGGCGGTATCAAGCGCGTCAAAGCCTGCATGGTGCAGGTGGACGGCATCCCCAACTACGACGCGCCCTACCTGTTCGACCGGGCCATTTCCGATGTGTGCTGGAAGCCCAATTTTCCCAACTCGGATGAAGAGCTGACCTTCTGCTACGGCACCCAGGATTACTTCGGCCGCCCGGCGTCCTACCTGTCGATCGACGGCGAGTTTGCTCCGGAGGATTCTCCCGAACTGGAGGAGAAGCTGCGCAACACCAGCGAGACGCGCTACGGCGAACTCGCCTCGCTCATCCTCAAGCACACCGATTACCCCGGCTCCCGCGACGGCACCGGCTTTTTCCAGGTGCTCATGAGCCTCAAGTTCCGCGCCATCTACGAAGCGCTTACCGCCCAATTGCTGACGGCTTCCAAGGCCAAGTAG
- a CDS encoding nucleotidyltransferase domain-containing protein yields the protein MVPSPSAETLTLIVQRLVDALHPEQIILFGSRAWGTPRQDSDFDLFLIMPGETKITLDLQAEAYAALFDLGISKDIVLSNRAHVEKTAHIRGSLTYRVLYQGKIIYG from the coding sequence ATGGTGCCATCTCCTTCGGCAGAAACGCTCACCCTTATCGTGCAAAGATTGGTCGATGCTCTCCATCCCGAACAAATCATTCTGTTTGGATCCCGTGCCTGGGGTACGCCCCGTCAGGACAGCGACTTTGATTTGTTCTTGATTATGCCCGGCGAGACAAAAATCACCCTGGATTTGCAGGCTGAGGCGTACGCAGCATTGTTTGATTTAGGTATATCTAAAGATATCGTTCTTTCTAATCGCGCTCACGTTGAAAAAACAGCGCATATTCGAGGTTCTCTAACTTACCGGGTATTGTACCAAGGAAAAATCATCTATGGATGA
- a CDS encoding 2-isopropylmalate synthase, with protein MFQDRLIIFDTTLRDGEQSPGATLNADEKVEIARQLARLGVDVIEAGFAYASPGDFEAVERVARTVGTEDGPVICSLARAIRSDIQAAAEAIRPAARGRIHTFISTSDIHLEHQLRKSRAEVLAIAAEMVAFAKGFVDDVEFSPMDAGRSAPEYLYRVLEAAIAAGATTVNIPDTVGYLTPAEFGGLIRGITQNVRGIERAVISVHCHNDLGLAVANSLAAIENGARQIECTVNGIGERAGNCSLEEIVMALHVRRQFFNPIFGRPADSTVPLSTIDTRQIYKSSRLVSHLTGMLVQPNKAIVGANAFAHESGIHQDGVLKNRLTYEIMDAETVGVNENRIVLGKHSGRNAFRTRLVELGYELGDADLNRAFLRFKELADKKKTVSDWDIEAVISDEIRLIPEAYRLEQVQVSCGEPGLPTATVRLTGPDGVERVDAAVGTGPVDAVYKAINRLIELPNELIEFSVQSVTAGIDAMGEVTIRVRQDGRTFSGHAANTDIIVASARAYLNALNKLHFALAHPTHSGGALAHPDAAAQKL; from the coding sequence ATGTTTCAGGACCGCTTGATTATCTTCGACACCACCCTTAGAGACGGCGAGCAGTCGCCGGGGGCCACGCTCAACGCCGACGAAAAGGTGGAGATTGCCCGGCAGCTTGCCCGACTCGGTGTCGATGTGATCGAGGCCGGTTTTGCCTACGCCAGCCCCGGGGATTTTGAGGCGGTCGAGCGGGTGGCCCGCACGGTGGGTACCGAGGACGGGCCGGTAATCTGCAGTCTGGCGCGGGCCATCCGCTCAGACATTCAAGCGGCGGCCGAGGCGATCCGCCCCGCCGCCCGCGGTCGTATCCACACGTTCATCTCGACTTCGGACATTCACCTGGAGCACCAGTTGCGCAAAAGCCGCGCCGAGGTGCTCGCCATCGCCGCCGAGATGGTGGCCTTTGCCAAGGGTTTCGTGGACGATGTCGAATTTTCACCGATGGACGCCGGCCGCTCCGCCCCGGAGTATCTCTACCGGGTGCTCGAAGCGGCAATCGCAGCCGGGGCGACGACCGTCAACATCCCCGACACGGTGGGCTATCTGACGCCCGCAGAATTCGGCGGCCTCATCCGCGGGATCACCCAGAACGTGCGGGGCATCGAGCGGGCGGTGATTTCGGTGCACTGCCACAACGACCTGGGTCTGGCGGTGGCCAATTCCCTCGCGGCCATCGAGAACGGTGCCCGTCAGATCGAGTGCACGGTGAACGGGATCGGCGAGCGGGCGGGCAACTGTTCTCTCGAAGAAATCGTCATGGCCCTGCACGTGCGCCGCCAGTTCTTCAACCCGATCTTCGGCCGTCCGGCCGATTCGACCGTACCCTTGAGTACCATCGACACCCGCCAGATCTACAAAAGTTCGCGGCTGGTCTCCCACCTGACCGGCATGCTCGTCCAGCCCAACAAGGCGATCGTCGGGGCGAACGCCTTTGCCCACGAGTCGGGCATCCATCAGGACGGCGTGCTCAAAAACCGGCTCACCTACGAGATCATGGACGCCGAGACAGTCGGGGTCAACGAAAACCGCATCGTCCTGGGCAAGCACTCGGGCCGCAACGCCTTTCGCACCCGATTGGTCGAGTTGGGCTACGAACTGGGCGACGCCGATCTCAACCGTGCCTTCTTGCGCTTTAAAGAACTGGCGGACAAGAAAAAGACCGTGAGCGACTGGGACATCGAGGCCGTCATCTCCGATGAAATTCGCCTCATCCCCGAAGCCTACCGCCTGGAGCAGGTGCAGGTGAGCTGCGGTGAGCCGGGACTGCCCACCGCCACCGTCCGCCTCACCGGCCCCGACGGCGTCGAGCGCGTCGATGCGGCCGTGGGCACCGGCCCGGTGGACGCGGTCTACAAGGCGATCAACCGCCTTATCGAACTACCCAACGAACTGATCGAATTTTCGGTGCAGTCGGTGACGGCGGGCATCGATGCGATGGGCGAAGTGACCATCCGCGTGCGCCAGGACGGACGCACCTTCAGCGGCCACGCGGCCAACACCGATATCATCGTCGCCTCCGCCCGCGCCTACCTCAACGCCCTCAACAAGCTCCACTTCGCTCTGGCCCACCCCACCCACTCCGGCGGCGCCCTCGCCCACCCCGACGCCGCCGCCCAGAAACTCTGA
- a CDS encoding HEPN domain-containing protein: MDEQTLRFVQSWVYKASEDLDAAEVLSQCSPPLLSSATYHCQQCAEKIMKALLAVHGQALRTHDLTALVVELSTYEPQILTLREEAIRLSPFATRFRYPDDLSFDALQPELEIFERAMNDARTIYRLVLNLLPSAVTANFINSNEL; the protein is encoded by the coding sequence ATGGATGAACAAACCCTTCGGTTCGTTCAATCCTGGGTGTATAAAGCGAGTGAAGATCTTGATGCTGCTGAAGTACTCTCACAATGCAGTCCTCCGCTGTTAAGTAGTGCTACGTACCATTGCCAGCAGTGTGCGGAGAAAATAATGAAAGCGTTGTTGGCAGTTCACGGCCAAGCCTTGCGTACGCATGACCTAACGGCCCTGGTTGTTGAACTGTCTACCTACGAACCTCAAATATTAACTCTGCGCGAAGAAGCGATTAGACTCAGTCCTTTTGCAACACGTTTCCGGTATCCCGATGACCTCTCTTTCGACGCACTGCAACCGGAATTGGAAATTTTTGAGCGGGCAATGAATGACGCGAGAACTATCTACAGACTCGTACTAAATCTGCTGCCCTCTGCAGTGACAGCCAACTTCATCAACAGTAATGAGCTATAA
- a CDS encoding type II toxin-antitoxin system MazE family antitoxin — translation MKRKIAVTLDEEALAFLDAQAGGNRSDYLNALLHRQRSAQRRAELIASLKHDAEDPEYLAELAAWDGVAGDSIGAER, via the coding sequence GTGAAACGCAAGATAGCCGTCACTCTGGATGAGGAAGCGTTGGCCTTTTTGGACGCCCAGGCCGGGGGCAACCGCAGCGATTACCTCAACGCCCTGTTGCATCGGCAGCGCAGCGCGCAGCGGCGAGCGGAATTGATCGCCTCGCTCAAGCACGATGCCGAAGATCCGGAGTATCTTGCGGAGCTTGCCGCCTGGGACGGCGTCGCAGGAGACAGCATCGGTGCCGAACGATAA
- a CDS encoding carboxylate-amine ligase, translated as MTIPFQSSTAPTLGVEMELQIIDPATGNLTPRGPELVTFCEEHPEVGLVVKPELVQATIEINTGICKDVAQVERDLTTQLTLLRSVCRERGVSFLSAGTHPFARWRERRYTQTPRYRALVDKHVWTARRMQIYGLHVHVGMPDGDTAIQVINQITQYAPMLLALSANSPFWEGDDTGLDSCRTKVFENLSSAGLPFRFENWEGYENLINVLLETGSIGSQREIWWDIRPHSDFGTIEVRICDATRTLAEVLALTALVQCLAVYFRRLYENGEEIRLLHPGIIRENKWRACRWGLEGELIDPLTLKGVPTRKLIEQTVGEMQSLAAELGCSAYLAAIPAILASGNGATRQRRIYSQSRSLVAVVADLEAGLAT; from the coding sequence GTGACCATTCCTTTCCAGTCCTCCACCGCTCCGACCCTTGGGGTCGAGATGGAACTACAAATCATCGACCCCGCGACGGGCAACCTCACCCCGCGCGGGCCGGAGCTGGTCACTTTTTGCGAGGAACACCCGGAGGTCGGACTGGTCGTCAAGCCTGAACTGGTGCAGGCCACCATCGAGATCAACACGGGCATTTGCAAAGATGTCGCCCAGGTCGAGCGGGATCTGACCACGCAGCTTACGCTGCTGCGCTCTGTCTGCCGCGAGCGCGGCGTGAGCTTTCTCTCGGCCGGCACCCACCCCTTTGCCCGCTGGCGCGAGCGGCGCTACACCCAGACCCCCCGCTACCGCGCCTTGGTCGACAAACACGTCTGGACGGCCCGGCGGATGCAGATTTACGGCCTGCACGTCCATGTCGGCATGCCCGACGGCGACACGGCCATCCAGGTGATCAACCAGATCACCCAGTACGCACCGATGCTGTTGGCGCTCTCGGCCAATTCGCCCTTCTGGGAGGGTGACGACACGGGCCTGGATAGCTGCCGCACCAAAGTTTTCGAGAATCTCTCCTCCGCCGGTCTGCCGTTTCGCTTCGAGAACTGGGAAGGCTACGAAAATCTGATCAACGTGCTGCTGGAGACCGGTTCGATCGGCAGCCAGCGCGAAATCTGGTGGGATATCCGGCCCCACTCCGACTTCGGCACCATCGAGGTGCGCATCTGCGACGCCACCCGCACCCTGGCCGAGGTGCTCGCCCTCACCGCCCTGGTGCAGTGCCTGGCGGTGTATTTCCGGCGACTCTACGAGAACGGCGAGGAGATCCGCCTGCTGCACCCCGGCATCATCCGCGAGAACAAGTGGCGCGCCTGCCGTTGGGGCCTGGAGGGCGAACTGATCGACCCCCTCACCCTCAAAGGTGTTCCCACCCGCAAACTGATTGAGCAGACCGTGGGCGAGATGCAGTCTCTGGCGGCAGAGTTGGGCTGCAGCGCCTATCTGGCGGCAATTCCCGCCATACTCGCATCCGGCAACGGTGCCACGCGCCAGCGGCGCATCTACTCCCAGTCCCGCTCGCTGGTGGCGGTGGTCGCCGACCTCGAAGCGGGCCTTGCCACCTAG